AGCCCGAGCAGGGTGTCGGGGACGGCGGGGCGTTGGTGGTCCTGTCCGTGCCCCGGGAAACCGCGCGGGCCCTCGTGGGGGTGGGCAGTGTGTCACGCCTGGCGGTGACCCTGTGCTGAATCGCACACGCGCCCAATCAAGTCACCTTGAGGTGAGGACCGATTGGACACGCCCGGCCCGTACTGCCGTAGCTTTCGGAACCGTTGGCTCCGTGTTTTGTGGATGTGAAGAGAGGCTCAGTGGTGAGCGAGAACAAGAAGGAGAGCGTCCTGGCAGGCTTCAAGGCCTTCCTGATGCGCGGCAACGTGGTCGACCTCGCGGTGGCCGTGGTCATCGGTGCGGCGTTCACGAACATCGTGAACTCCATCGTGAAGGGGATCATCAGCCCGCTGGTCGGAGCCGTCGGAACGAAGAACCTGGACGTCTACTCCTCGTGTCTGAAGGACACCTGTGGGGTCAACGCCAAGGGCGAGCCGACCGGCGTGAACATCATGTGGGGTTCCGTGCTGAACGCCACGCTGACCTTCCTGATCACCGCGGCCGTCGTCTACTTCCTGATGGTGCTGCCGATGGCGAAGTACCTCGCCAAGGTCGAGCAGCGCCGCAAGGCCAGGGAAGGCGTCCAGGAGACGATGGAGATCACCGAGCTGGTGGTCCTCAAGGAGATCCGGGACACCCTGGTGGCACAGCGCACGGCGTCCGTCTCCGGTGCGGTCGACGGCCGTGGAGCGGGGCAGGGCCAGGGCCAGGGCCAGGGCCAGGGCCAGGGCCAGGCTCCGGGTTACGGCCAGGGCTCGGGCTACGCGCAGGGCCCCGGCTACGCGCAGAACCCCGGCTACGGCCAGGGTCCGGGGTACGGGCAGGGGCGCGACGGCTCGCTCTGAGCCCGCCCGCTCAGACGTGGTGCGGGGGCTTCTCGTCGAGGAAGCGGGCCAGGTCGGCCGCGCTTCCGCCGGCGGGGGGTCGCTCGCCCCATCCCCGGTCGGTGTCGTCCGAGGACTGCCGGTCCAGCGGGTCGTCGAAGTCGATCCTGGCCTTCGGCTTCGGCTTGGCCGCAGGGGCCGCGGGATCGGGCGTGGACACGGGCGCGTGGTGCGCGTCCTGCGGGTCGGAGGCGGGGGCGGTACTCATGGCTCCAGGGTACGGCCGCCCCGACCCCCGCCTCCGGCCCCGCTCGGCTGGGGGCTTCCGCGCCCTCACGAGCGTGGAACCGCCGGCACACGGCGAGACAGGTGGCGTAGAAGCCGATGAACAACCACAGCGCGTTGGTCACCGCCATCCCCGCGAACATCGCGGGGATGAAGAAGGAGATGAAGAAGAAACCGGATGCGGCGCCGGCCGAGGAGAAGCCGGTGACGGCGCCGGCCTCCATCTCGGACTGCTGTATCGCGGCCTCCCGCGCTGCCGGGCCCTGACCCTCGGCCGCCCGCATGTGCTGGTCCCGGAAGATCACCGGGATCTGCCGGAAGGTGGGACGGGGCCTGCGGCATCCAGTGCGCGATGGGGCGGCCCGGGCGGTACCGCGCCGGGGTGGCACGCGTCAGAGGAAACGCACCGTGAGCGACGGAAGCAGGTCCCGTCCCACGCAGTGCGTTGGTCGCTCCGTCCACCGCGCCAAGGACCGGGGCTCCACCACCGGGAACGACCGGCCGGGGTAGTCGGTGCCCATCCCGTCGAAGCCGGAGTCGTCGAAGCCCGGGTCGTCGAGGCCCTGCTCCACGCGGCCCTGCCCATCGAAGCCCGGGGCGTCGAACCCCTGCTCCACGCGGCCCTGCCCATCGAAGCCCGGGGCGTCGAACCCCGGCACGCGATGTCCCCCGACGAGTCCGCCCGGGGTACGCGGGCGCCACGGGCCGCGCGCCTCGCCTGCCGACCCGCGACCGGCTGCTGTGCTGGGCCGTATGACGTACGTACCGATGACCGCCCGGAGCCGGGACGAGAGCCACCGCGCCGCGACTCCCCTGGAGCTCTTCTTCGACCTGTGTTTCGTGGTCGGCGTGGCACAGGCGGGCCGCCAACTCGTCCACGCCCTGGCGGAGGGGCACGTGGGCAGCGGCATCACCGGCTACCTCTTCGTGTTCTTCGGGGTGTGGTGGGCCTGGATGAACTTCACCTGGTTCGCCTCCGCCTACGACGTCGACGACATCCCGTACCGGATCGCGACCCTGGTGCAGATCTCCGGGGTGCTCGTGTACTCGGCCGGAATCCCGCGCGCCTTCAACGACAACGACTGGACCGTCGCGGTCATCGGCTACCTGGTGATGCGCATCGCGCTGACCTTCCAGTGGCTGCGGGCGGCCGCCGGGGAGCGCGGTCCGGCCCGCCGCTGCGCGATCACCTACGCGGTGGGACTGCTGATCTGTCAGGCGGGTTGGACGGCGCTGCTCCTGGCCCCCGAGAGCGCCCGGCAGTGGCTGTTCCTGGTCATGGTGGTGGCGGAGTTGGCGGTGCCGGTCATCGCGGAGCACGGTCACCAGACGCCGTGGCATCCGCACCACATCGCGGAGCGGTACGGCCTGTTCACCATCATCGTGCTCGGCGAGACCATCGCCGCCAGCACGGTCGCCGTGCAGTCGGCGATCGACGAGCACGAGGCACTGGGCGAGTTGCTGCCGATCGCGGCGGGCGGTCTGCTGCTGGTCTTCGCCGCCTGGTGGATCTACTTCGCGGTCCCCGTGCACGAGGGGCTGCGCACCAACCGCGATGCCATCCCGTGGGGTTACGGGCACTTCGTGATCCTGGCGTCGGCGGCGGCGATCGGCGCCGGCATCGAGGTGGCGATCGAGCAGGCGGTGGGCAAGGCGCACGTCTCCGACCTGGCCGCGAACCTCGCGGTGGCCGTCCCGGCCGCGCTGTTCCTGCTCTTCGTGTGGTTCCTGCACTCCCGTCACTTCAAGCGGGGCATGGCCCAGCAGCTGGTGCTCCCGATCTCGGCCCTGGCCGTCCTCGCGTGCTCCTGGACCGGCGAGCACGCGGTGCTGTGGATCGGACTGGTGGCGGCCGCCACGGTGGCGGTGGGCGTGACCTTGGCCGAGCGGGCGCGTTCTGGTGCGTGAAGACGGTCGGGGGCGATTCGGCGTGCTGCCGACGAATGGGAAGAAGGTGCGGGCATGACAGTCCCGGCACAGCGGTACGAAGACCGACCGGGGGCCGAGCTGGCCGATCCGGCCTTCTGGCAGTCACCCCCGCAGACTCGGCTGGCGGCTTTCGCCCGGCTGCGGGCGCTCGATTCCCCGGTGTACGTGCCCGAGGGCCGGGATCGGGGCCACTGGGCCCTGGTGCGGCACGCGGACGTGCAGGAGGCGAGCCGGCTGCCCAAGGTGTTCGCGAGCGCGCCCGGGGTCACGACCCCGGAGCCGCCGCGTTGGGTACGGGCGTTGTTCGGGGACTCCATGGTCAACCTGGACGGCCCCGACCACGCGCGGTTGCGCAAGGTCGTGCAGCGGGCCTTCACCCCGAGGCTGTTGGCCGCGGCCGAGGAGGACATCCACGCGGTGGCGGCCAGGATCGTGGACGACGTGCTGGACGAGCGGCCCGACGAGTTCGTCTCGGCGGTGGCTTCCCGGCTGCCGCTGGAGGTCATCTGCAACATGATGGGCATCCCGCAGGCCTACCGGGCCGAGATCGCGGACCGGGTCAACCACGCCTCCGAACACATCGGCGTGGAGCGGGGTCTCGCCGCCCGGCTGCGGATGCCGGGGCGCGGGTTGCGCGCGCTGGCCCGGATGCAGCGGATGGTCGCGGGCATCGGGCGGGAACGGCGCAGGAATCCGACCGACGACCTCATCTCGGCGCTGGTCTGCGCGAACGTGGACGGCCAGGCCCTGGGTGCCCGGCAGCTCGGTGCGTTCTTCTCGCTGTTGATGGTGGCCGGCGTGGAGACGACCCGGAACGCGATCACGCACGGGCTGACCCTGCTGACCGATTTCCCGGACCAACGCGATCTGCTGCTGTCGGACTTCGAGGCGTACGCGGACGGCGCGGTGGACGAGATGATCCGCCACTCGACGCCGATCATCCAGTTCCGTCGCACGGTGGTGGCCGAACACGACCTCGGCGGGCACCTGTTCACGCCCGGCGACAAGGTGGTGCTGTACTACGCCTCGGCCAACCGCGACGAGGCGGTCTTCCCCGACCCCGACGCCTTCGACATCACCCGCTCGCCCAATCCGCACCTGGGGTTCGGGGGCGGCGGTCCGCACTTCTGCCTGGGCGCGCATCTGGCCCGGGTGGAGATGAGGTCACTGTTCCGGGAGTTGCTGACCCGGCCTGTGGGGCTGCGCGCGGTGGGCCTGCCGGATCTGGCGGGTTCGAACTTCGACAACCGGGTGCGTTCGCTCCGCTTCGCCTTCGAACAGCCGTGACGCGACCGGCCACCGGGATTGGCCACCGCGACCGGCCACCGGGCGGGCTGGGAGCCCGGCGGCCGGAGCGTGGGCGGTGGCGCCGGGGCCGTGTCAGCCGCGCAGGCTCTGCACCGTGAGCACGCAGTGGGCACTGCTGGTCAGCACTTCCTCGTCGCCCGCGAAGGCCTGGAGCACCTCAGCGGAGACCGGCTGCCCGGGAACGGCCTCGGGCCAGGCGCGGGTGGCGAACAGGAAGTAGGCCTGCCCGCTCTCGTGGGCGGCGGCGACCCACTCCGGCGGGGCGGTGCAGGTGGCGTTGAGACCGGGCAGGGTCAGCGCGATCTGGTGGTCGGCGAGCAGGATCTTCACCGGGAAGGTGGCCGCCTTGAGGGTCCCGTCCATGACCACGTCCCCGATCGGCAGGCCGATCTCCTCCAGGAGACCTCGGGCGGCCGCCTCGCCGGCCTCCTTGCCGCCCGGGCCGTCGCCCAGGGTGTAGGCGAGGAGGTACGGGATGTCGTGACCCTCGGAGGGGTCACCGATCCAGGCGAGCACGGAAAGGGTGCCGAGCTGGGACCGGTCGATTTCGGCTTGGGTGGAAGTCATGCGCCGCACCTTAGTGGCCTCTCGGCCACCCCCTCGCGGCCTTTCACCCGAGCGGGCTATACGGCCCAGAATCCCCCTCCGGAATTCGCCTGCATGTTCGCGTCCTGGTACTGGAGCCGTACGACGCGCGCGCTTTCCGGGATTTCGAACGCCACCCATCCCTCGGCCCGCTCACCGACCTCCAGGGAATCGAAGACGAGGGGTTTGCCGGTTGTCAGTTCGCCGGTGGGCACGACCGCGTGGCGCTGTCCCGCGCCGTCGTACGCCCACATGCTCCCGAGAGCCCCGTACGAGGCTCCCCCCACGTTGACGAACGACATGGAGGCGGCCACCCAGCGCTTCCCGGCGGTCGGTGCGAAGTTCTTCTCGACGCTGACGGCCGGGTCCACGTACGCGTTGAGCACGACCTGGAGGTGCTGCCCCACCTGCCGGCCCGGCACCCGTACGGAGTCACCCACACGGGCGTCCTTCGCGGTCGCCCGCACCACCGCCGGGCCGGGTGCGGCCGGGTCGCCGTCGGCTCCCGGCACCCCGTCGTCCACCGGGACGGCGGGTACCGCCGCGGGGGCCACGGCGGCCCCTTCGGGCACGCTCTGACAGGCGGTGGCGCCCATCAGCAGGAGGGGCAGGAGGGCGGCTGCGGCGAGGACGGAAGCGGGCTGACGCATGCGGGATCCCTTCGGGGATCTTCGGGGCGGGGATGTATTCCGGTCAGTTTCACGCGCCCGAGCGGGCAATTGCACACACCGACACGAGCGTAGGGAGCGAGTTGCCCGCCAACTGCCAGCAGAATGCTTCCGGCAGCATCCCGCCATCCGCTTCCCACTGGAGGAAAAATGGTCATGTCCGGCCGCCGAATTACTCTCGCGGCGCTCTCCGCGCTGGCCGCCGCCTCGGTATTCACCACTCCGGCGAACGCCACTGTTTTCAACCAGGAGATTTCCGTACAGCCTTACGCCCACATCACCGAGGAAGGCTCCGTCACCCTTTCCGGGACCTACCTCTGCGAGGGCTCGTCACCCAGAGGGGCGGTCCAGATCAAGGCGACCGTCGTTCAGGAGGGTCTCCGCCTCACCATCGCCGCCGGCGACGCCCGCTGCGACGGTGAGCGGCACCGCTGGGAGGCGCGCGGCTCCGTGCGCTTCACGCCGGGCCTGCACGCCGGTCGCGCCGAGGCCGTGGCGCAGCTTCAGGAGGTCCACTTCTCGGGGCTGATGCCGCGTTCGATCGACACGCTCGCCGAGGACGAGAAGAACATCGAGGTGTTCGACCACCGGTGATCCCGGCGCCGACGCCGACCGGTCCGGTAGCCGCCGCTACCGGATCCTCGCCGTGAACGGCCGCTGCCGGGTCCTCGCCGTAGCCGGCCGGGACCGGAGCCCGGTCGTCAGCCGGGATCGGAGCCCGGTCGCCGGCCGGGACCGGATCCCCCGCGTCAACGGCACTCCGGGGCGACACCGGTCATCGACATGAACGCCACCGTCTGACACCCGGGGTCCGAGTGCGGACGCCCCGTCGTCCAGTCCACCGCCTTCGGCACCCCGGCCGCCAGCAGGAGCAGGGCCAGGATGCCCGTCATCGCGCCCCTGTTCAGGCGGCGCACAGCAGAATCCGTTTCATGGCGGCATCATCACTCCCCCTCCGGCAGGCCACAACTCGGGGTGATCGTCCGGTCACTCCGCGCCCGGCCGCACGCCCCCGGCGTCGAACTCGCACCAGACGGCCTTTCCGTCGCCCCGGGACTCCACCCCCCAGTGCGTGGCCAGCGCGTCCACCAGCAGCAGCCCGCGTCCCGTGGTGGCCGACTCCCCCGGGGTGCGCCGGCGGGGCCACACGCTGGAGCGGTCCTTGACCCACAGCCGGATCCGCCGCACCGGTTCCGGCAGCACCTCCATGGTCAGCACCGCACCGCCGTCCGTGTGCAGCAGGGCGTTGACCAGCAGTTCGCCCGCTGCCAGCTCCACGTCGTCGGCGAGTTCCGCCATGCCCCAGTCGCGCAGGGCCTGCCGCAGGGCGTAGCGGGCCTCCGAGAGGCCCTCGGGGTCGGCCTGGTGGATGTACTGGTGGATGCGGGGTGCCCGGTGCGTGCCCGGGTCGGGAGCCCGGCGCAGCACCAGCAGGGCCACGTCGTCGCCTGAGCCCCAGCGTTCCCAGAGCCGGTCGGAGAGGTGGTCGGCGAGCGCCCCGGCCTCCTGGGGGCCGCTGCGGACGGCATGGGCCAGTGCCTCCATGCCCTGGGTGATGGCAGTTCCCGGTTCCTCCACGAGCCCGTCGGTGCACAGCACGAGGGTCTCGCCGGGCACCAGGTCCAGCCGGGTCTCGGGGAACTCCTCCCGTTCGAAGATCGAGGCGAGTCCGAGGGGCAGGCCGCCGCGCACGTTGGGCCAGCCCGTTCGGCCGTCCGTGTGGCGGATCAGCGGTCCGAGGTGGCCCGCGCGGACGGCGCGTACCCCTCCGGTCTCCAGGTCCACCTGCGCGTACATGCAGGTCGCGAAGCGTTCGGTGTCGAGTTCGGCGAGGAAGCGGGAGGCCCGGGCCAGCACGGTGGACGGCGGGTGCCCCTCCCCCGCGTAGGCGCGCAGGGCGATGCGCAGTTGGCCCATGATGGCGGCGGCGTGGGTGTCGTGGCCCTGCACGTCGCCCACGACGATGCCGACCCGGTCGCGGGGCAGCGCGATCACGTCGTACCAGTCGCCGCCGACCTCGCGCCCGCTCCAGGCGGCGTGGTAGCGGACCGCGATCTCGCCACCGGTGATCTCGGGGATCCGGCGCGGCAGCATCGACGCCTGGAGGCCGGTGGCGAACTCCCGTTCCTGGTCGAAGAGCAGGGCCCGCTGGAGCGACTGGGCCACGATGCCGGCCAGGCCCAGGCAGAGGTTGCGTTCCTCGGGGCTGAACTCGCTGAGCCGCTTGTAGAAGAGGACCAGTCCGCCGATGGCCTTGGCCTGCGCGATCAGCGGCAGGTAGGCGGCCGCGTCGTAGCGGATCCGGTTCAGGTAGTCCGTGAACATCGGGAACTCGGCCGCCAGCTCGGACAGCGAGGTGACGAACCGGGCCTTGCGGCTGAGGACCGCCTGCGACAGCGGCAGCGAACCGTCCAGCCGGGTAAATCTGCGCTCGTTGAGGATCTCCAGGGACTCCCCGCTCAACGCGATGATCTTGATGGCGCCGTTCTCCACGAGCCCGAGGGCGAGCCCGTCCGCGCCGAGCCGTTCCAAGGCTCCCGTGCCCGTCAGGGTGGCCGTCACATCGTCCACGGTCACGGCCCGCGACAGGGCCTCGGTGGTCCGCTGCACGATGGTGGCCTGCTGGGCGCGGGCCGACTCCAGCTTCCGGAGCACCGTGAGGTGGGCCAGCTCGGCCGTCGCGTCCCGGACGATGCCGACGATCCGCAGGGGTCGACCGTCGGGGGCGCGCAGCACCCTCCCCTGGATGTGGGTCCACTGGTCGCGGCCGTCGCGCCGGCGCACCGTGAAATAGGAGCCGTACGTCTCCTCACCGCTGTCCAGCACCCCGACCACGGTGTCCGCGAGCCGCGCGGTGTCATCGGCCGGAATCCGCAGCCCCAGGCCCTCGGGGGTGTGGTCGAACTCCTCCGGCTCCAGGTCGAAGACGACCAGGCCGGCCTCGTCGAGCGACACGGTCCCCGCGCCGAGGTCCCAGTCGTAGCTGCCCATGCCGTTCAGCGCGAGCCGTTCCCCGGCTCCGGTCACGGGCATGCCGCCGTCCGGCGCGGGTCTGTCGGGTCGCTCCGCCGCTGCCACGCGTCACACCACCTAACGGCCGGGCCAGCACGGCTGGGAGATCAGCCGCTCCCACTCTTCGTCAGGATGCCCCGGAAGGGTGCGTCCGGCCTCTCGCCAGCGCTTCAGCAGGGAGAGGTAGATCGTGGACTGGTCACCGGGGCCGAAGGTCGCGCCCTTGGGCCGGCCCGGCGGCTGTTCCGCACGGCTGGCGGGGATGCGTACCCAGCCACGGCCGCCCTGTGCTCGCTCCGCGCCCATCGCGACCCCTCTCACCTCTCACCGTGTACCCGTCTCACCGCGGCTACGCCTCGGGGTGCCCGGCGACGGCCCGGTCGAGCCGGTCGCCGGGGGCGGAACCCGGCAGTCGACCCCGGGCTCCGAGCCTCCCCAGGACTCCCTTCACCAGTCTCCCCGCCGTGAAGCCCGCACCGTGCACGAATCGCATGGAAGGGCCGAATGAGGGAGCCGTCAGCAGACCCGCGAAGAACAGCCCGGGCCACGATGATTCGAAGCCCGCGCTCAGCTCGGGCGTTCCGCCGCCGCCCACGGTGCGCAGCGCGGTCCGCAGCCCGACGTCCAGCAGTTCCAGTCGGCGCAGGTCGGGGGCGAATCCGGTGGCCGAGATGACGTGCGAGGTGTCGAGGACGACGGACTCCCCGGTCGCGGAGGTCAGCTCCAGTCGGGTGTGGTCGCCCGCCGCGACCGCCCGGTGCAGATGGTGGCCGAGCAGCACCGGTACCCGCTGTTCGAAGCGGTCCCGCAGCCACCAGGCGCCGGCGGGCCCCAGCGCCGTGGCGGCGATGCGTTCCCGGGTCGCCGCGGGCAGCCGGCGCACCGCCCACGGCAGTTCCGACCACACCCAACTGCGCCATCCCGTGCCCAGCCCGCTGTGCGGGTCGCGCAGGGCCCGCAGCGGGGACCGTTCCAGGGGCTGCGGGACGGTGTTCCAGTTCAGCCGGGGCCGCCGGGCCACCAGACACGGTCGCGCCCCGGCCTCCGCCAGCAGGGCCGCGGTCTCCAGGGCCGCCTGCCCGGCCCCGAGCACCGCGACCTCCCGGCCGGCGAACCGGGTCAGGTCGCGGTGGCCGCTGCTGTGCGAGTAGTGGGCGGCTGGCAGGTCCCGCAGTACGGCGGGGAAGTTCACGAACGGCATCACCCCCACCGCCAGGGCGACGGTACGGGCGAACAGCGGCGGCCCCTGCGCGGTCCTGATCCGGAAGCCGCCCCCCTGCGGGGTCAGCTCCGTGACCGTCACCTCCTCCACCTCGGGCGCGGCCCTCCCGGCGAACCAGAGCCCGTACGCGCTGAAGGTGCCGATCGGCAGCGGTCCGCCGTGCTCGGCCCGCACGCCCCGGCCGGCGCAGTAGTCGGCGAGGGTGTGCCGCCCGCCGGGCGCGGACAGGTTGGATGACCAGGGCTCCGACTTCAGGTACATCCCCTCGGGCATGTGGTCCCGCCAGGACGCCATGGGCCGCCCCAGTACCCGTACGCGGAGTCCGGCCGCCGCGGCGTGCGCGGCGATCGACAGCCCGTACGGCCCCGCGCCGACCACGACGAGGTCGTCCATTCGTGTCATCGCTGTCCCTCCACTGTCATGGCCGACCGCCCCGGACGGGCCCGCCCGGGGCGGGGGTGGTCACCGGATGAGGCGTGTCACCGGATGAGGTGTGTCACCGGCTCACCAGCTCGTCCGGTTCGGCCGCCTCCGGCGGGGCCGGGCGCGCGGCAGGTCCGCCGGGGCCCTCGGACGCCTGTTCCCGACCGCGTTGACGGGGCGCGCGCACCACGGCCCGGGCGGTACGGCGGCCCTGCTCGGGGAAGCCGCGCAGGACCCGGGCCCCCTTGCCGAAGCCCCGGCCCAGGAACGCGGTGACCATCGCGACGAACGGCATCACGTCGTCCGAGGCGAACCAGGCCGCCTCCACGTCGGCGCGCCGGTCCCTCGGCGCGGCCCGCGCCGGCCCGGCGGTGGCCGGCCCGGTCGCGGCGGACCCCGGCCCCCCGCCGTCACTCCGGCCCGGGGTCGCGGCGCCTTGGCCCACCCGGTGCTCCGCCGCCCGGCCGGGCCGGTCCGGCCGCGCCGGGTCCGGGATCACGACCCCGTCCCGGGAGCCGCCGGCGGGCGGGGCCGCGCCGGGCTCCGGGGCCGGGTTCCGGAGCGGGTGCGGCCGAGACGCCGCCCCCCGCGCCGCTCCCCGACCCGGCCGCGGGGCGAGCGGCAGCCGGCGTCCGCGTACCGCCGCCAGCAGCGCGTAGTTCTCCGCGACGAACACCCGGCCCGGCCCGCCCGAGGGGGTCGGTACCCGTTGCCCCGTCAGGTCCAGGTACATCGCCTGGACCACGTCCAGTCCGCCCGTGTCCGTGAACAGCCGGAACTGGGCCCCGGGACGCGGGTTGAAGTCCACCAGCCGGAAGCAGCCCCGCTCGTCGCGTCGGAAGTCGAGGTCCAGGATCCCCTGGTAGCCGAGGCGTTCGGCGAGCCGTAGCCCCGCCTCCTCCACCGCCGGGTCCGGCAGCCACCGTCCGACGGCCGTCAGCCCCGTCCGTACCGGCCAGGACAGTTCCTTGCGCCCGGACCCCACGAGCAGCGGATGTCCGCCCCGCGCGAAGGCCCCGTGGAAGAACCAGTCGGTGTCCTGACCGGCCGGCAGGAACCGCTGGAGCAGCAGCCGGCTGCCCGCCCTCGCCGAGCGTTCGTACAGGCGTCGCGCCTCGGCCGCGCTGTGCAGCAGCGTGGTGCTCCGCAGCCCCTCGCCCGCCGGAAGCAGCCACGGCCGGCTCCACTTCGCCACCACCGGCAGCCCCAACCGCCAGGCGGCCTCGGACGCCTCGGCCCCGCTCGCCGGGATCACCGTCTCGGGGTGCGGGATGTCCCACCGCGCGCACAGCCGCGACAGTTCGGCCTTGTCGGCCACCCGCGCGGGCAGTCCGTCCGGCTGATGGGGAATCCGGTACCGCTCGTCGAGCGCCGGGGCGATCCGGGCGACCGCGATGGCGCTGAGGTCGTCCATCGCGACGAGCACCGCGGGGCGCCCGATCCGCTCGGACACGGTGAGCAGGCAGTCCAGCAAGGCTTGCGGGGTCTCGGGGTCGAGCCCGCCGACCGGCCCGGGATGCACGGCGCGCAGATACCGCGAGCGCCTCACCGGACCTCCCCCGGCCTCGACGACTACATGGACCTCCACGCCTTTGCGCCCAAGGGATCTGACGGCGCCGAGGGTTCCGTGGTGGAACGGGTTGCGATCGAGTCGGAGCAGAACGGCGGGCACATGGTTGGCGAACGCGTGCATGAAAACGGTGTCTTTCACCTAGTCGGACCAAGCGGGGGTGGTGTGCGCCTGCGAATGGCCTATGCAGCGGTCACCGGACAGGCCATTCGTCGGATGTGATGCCTAACGTCGTTGACAAGCACACCGGTTCGGGAAGCTCGGGAGACGCCATGCCCACACCACGCCGCCGACTGGCGAGCACCTGCGTCGGCACGGTCACGGCCGGACTGCTGGCCTCCGGCGCCGCGCTCGCGGCGCCCGACGAGGAAGCACCCAAGGGCTCCGACATCGCCATGGGCGCCTATCTCGACTACGGGCCGTCGGGGGTGGCCCGGATCCCGTACCTGTCGAACTGGCTGGGCGGCAAGGAGATCCGGGTCGGGCACACCTATCTGCCCGGCGACCGGTGGGCCGGCATCGAGGGCAACGTGGGTTTCCTCGCGGACTGGGCCGCGTGGCGCCGGGAGGACGACGACCGGATGTTCGTCCTCAACGTGCCCATGCAGGAGCGCAACGAGGAGCGGGTGTCCGACCGCCAGGTGGCCCAGCTGATCAGGGCGGGCGCGCAGGGCGACTACGACCCGCACTTCAAGCGGCTGGCCGAACGACTGGTGGGGCTGGGCGTCCCGGACACCGTCATCGTCCTGGGCTGGGAGATGAACGGCACCACGTACACCCACCGCTGCGGGCCCGACCCGGAGAACTGGAAGCGGTACTGGAAGCGCGCCGTCGCCGCGATGCGGTCCGTGCCCGGCCAGAAGTTCACGTTCGACTTCGCACCGAACCGGGGTACCGACGCGATCGGCTGGACCAAGTGCTACCCGGGCGACGACGTGGTGGACATCATCGGAATGGACTCGTACGACCAGGGTCCCGGCACGGACTTCGACGAACAGATCTCGCAGCCGTACGGCCTCCAGCAGCACGTGGACTTCGCGAAGGCACACGGCAAGGAGATCTCGTATCCGGAGTGGGGCCTGTTCCGGCGCGGGGACAATCCGGAGTACGTGCGGCGCATGCTCAAGTGGATCGAGCAGCACAAGCCGCTCTATCACACCATCACGGACTACTGCCCGCACGGCGTCTGGCAGTGCAAGCAGAACCCCCAGTCCTCGAAGGTGTTCAAGGAGGCCCTCACCCCGCAAAAGCCCGGCCCGGTCACCCCGACGCCGGTGGTCCCCACGCCGGTGGTCCCCACTCCGGTGATCCCGACCCCCGTGGTCCCGACCCCGGTCGTCCCCACCCCCCAGGTCCCGACCCCGCAGATCCCGACACCGCAGGTGCCCACGCCCCAGGTCCCGACTCCGCAGATCCCCACACCGCAGGTGCCCACGCCCCAGGCACCGTCGGTCCCGCCGGTCGTCCCGCCGGTGGACGTTCCCGCCGAGCCGTCCGCGGAGCCCTCCGTCGAGACGCCGGTGAGCCCGTCCCCGGAGGTTCCCGTCGTGGAGCCCTCCCCGGCCGTCCCCTCCCCCGCGGCCCCCAGCCCGGTCGCGCCGAGCCCGGCGGCGCCGAGCCC
This region of Streptomyces sp. NBC_00513 genomic DNA includes:
- a CDS encoding NAD(P)-binding domain-containing protein — translated: MDDLVVVGAGPYGLSIAAHAAAAGLRVRVLGRPMASWRDHMPEGMYLKSEPWSSNLSAPGGRHTLADYCAGRGVRAEHGGPLPIGTFSAYGLWFAGRAAPEVEEVTVTELTPQGGGFRIRTAQGPPLFARTVALAVGVMPFVNFPAVLRDLPAAHYSHSSGHRDLTRFAGREVAVLGAGQAALETAALLAEAGARPCLVARRPRLNWNTVPQPLERSPLRALRDPHSGLGTGWRSWVWSELPWAVRRLPAATRERIAATALGPAGAWWLRDRFEQRVPVLLGHHLHRAVAAGDHTRLELTSATGESVVLDTSHVISATGFAPDLRRLELLDVGLRTALRTVGGGGTPELSAGFESSWPGLFFAGLLTAPSFGPSMRFVHGAGFTAGRLVKGVLGRLGARGRLPGSAPGDRLDRAVAGHPEA
- a CDS encoding ATP-grasp domain-containing protein, whose translation is MRRSRYLRAVHPGPVGGLDPETPQALLDCLLTVSERIGRPAVLVAMDDLSAIAVARIAPALDERYRIPHQPDGLPARVADKAELSRLCARWDIPHPETVIPASGAEASEAAWRLGLPVVAKWSRPWLLPAGEGLRSTTLLHSAAEARRLYERSARAGSRLLLQRFLPAGQDTDWFFHGAFARGGHPLLVGSGRKELSWPVRTGLTAVGRWLPDPAVEEAGLRLAERLGYQGILDLDFRRDERGCFRLVDFNPRPGAQFRLFTDTGGLDVVQAMYLDLTGQRVPTPSGGPGRVFVAENYALLAAVRGRRLPLAPRPGRGAARGAASRPHPLRNPAPEPGAAPPAGGSRDGVVIPDPARPDRPGRAAEHRVGQGAATPGRSDGGGPGSAATGPATAGPARAAPRDRRADVEAAWFASDDVMPFVAMVTAFLGRGFGKGARVLRGFPEQGRRTARAVVRAPRQRGREQASEGPGGPAARPAPPEAAEPDELVSR
- a CDS encoding glycosyl hydrolase, with the protein product MPTPRRRLASTCVGTVTAGLLASGAALAAPDEEAPKGSDIAMGAYLDYGPSGVARIPYLSNWLGGKEIRVGHTYLPGDRWAGIEGNVGFLADWAAWRREDDDRMFVLNVPMQERNEERVSDRQVAQLIRAGAQGDYDPHFKRLAERLVGLGVPDTVIVLGWEMNGTTYTHRCGPDPENWKRYWKRAVAAMRSVPGQKFTFDFAPNRGTDAIGWTKCYPGDDVVDIIGMDSYDQGPGTDFDEQISQPYGLQQHVDFAKAHGKEISYPEWGLFRRGDNPEYVRRMLKWIEQHKPLYHTITDYCPHGVWQCKQNPQSSKVFKEALTPQKPGPVTPTPVVPTPVVPTPVIPTPVVPTPVVPTPQVPTPQIPTPQVPTPQVPTPQIPTPQVPTPQAPSVPPVVPPVDVPAEPSAEPSVETPVSPSPEVPVVEPSPAVPSPAAPSPVAPSPAAPSPLTPVATPEPVEPTTPKPPVNDTQWCVPLNFGEWLSKLVGNQAVCVKLDWRKGWLWPF